In Glycine max cultivar Williams 82 chromosome 4, Glycine_max_v4.0, whole genome shotgun sequence, the genomic stretch gtCACATAATAGGAGAACAGAAGCATATGCATCCGCGGGGTCACAGGCACAGGTATTTCGAACAAACACAGCACTGAGGAACAGAGgaagtgtgtgtgtgggtgtgtctGAGGAAGTGTACcctaatttgaatttgaatgcaATTTCACTATTAGCAATTAGCAAAGCGAGAAGTGGAAGTTGAGAATTCACagcgagagagagaaagaaatatgGCAGAAGCCAGCGAAGGGACGACGAAGAAGGAGGAGATTTTAGAGTCTCAGATTGAAACGGCTATGCGTTCTCGCGTCTCTCACTTCAAGGAACAATCTGAGTGAGTAActattctctctcttcttcttcttcttcttcgttgccGCTATTCTTAAATCTTAAGTACCGTTCTTGCTTTCTGTTTCGCATTTCAATGCAGCTCCTTGACGTTCGAGGGTGTTCGTCGATTGCTCGAGAAAGACTTGGGATTGGAGGAGTATGCTTTGGATGTGCACAAGAGATTTATCAAGCAATGCTTGCTCAAGGTACTTTTTTTCGCTCTTAATTCGAATCCCTAATTTCAACCTAGTTAGTATGTGTAAGTGGAAGCTACTAGGGCATCACaccaaaatcagtttttttttttttttttttttttttctgctttaTAGCGTTTTTGTTTTTCGCTAGTGAATGCATTCGGTAACCAACCCTAAGTCATGAACGAGTAACCTCTTTAGCAAAACAATTATTCGCGCTCTGAATTCGCAGAATTAAATCTTATGGTTCGAAGTCACGTGTACTGTTTGTTTAACATTTAGTAGCTGAATAAATTGATTTCAGTAAGCACAACTGTCATTACTTGGATTTTATGAGGGGCAGTTGTTCTCTTTATTTAACCAGGACCTCAGTGTATTATGTTTAACCAGATTTATGTATGATTGGTATTAGTTTTAGTACAGTTGACAAGTGTATGGTGGATCCGGATTTTTCAGAACCCTATAATGTGGCATTTTTCAATCCCTCCGCCACAAGCAGTCTGTGAAGGGAAGCCCGCTATAGTGGTACCATAGGCTGCACTGGCGTGTTTATTTGGTGGAATTTTAGCTTTCTACCATATTCCGCCATTGGCAACCTTGATAACGTATTTGTGTTGCATTtggtttaattttatcaattctgATGTCATTGAAGAatgcttggatttttttcataAGTCTTCTTATCAATGTGTGTTTTTTTACCTCATTGCTGGTAGTGCTTAGAAGGGGTAGGAGATGATGATGGGCCAAAGATATCAGGGAAAGAAGGGGAAAAAGGTTCAAGTATACAAGAGTCAGAAGAACCAAAAGAAGAATGTGAATCAAAAGATGCGAAGGATCTTTGCCCTGAAGATGAGGAGAAGATGGAAGACTCTCCAGTCTTAGGTCTTcttaaagaacaaaaaaggGCTAAACTTGAAACCAAGGATGATAAAGGCAATGGAACCAAAGTAGTTCCAAGTGAGGCTCTAATTAAGAAAGCTGTTAGAAAAAGATCTTCGTACATCAAGGCTAATGCAGAGTATGCCGCtgattttttcaattatttataattcttaTCTCTCTTTATGACAAATGACAATGCACTACATGTTCTTTCCTTTGGTACATTTATTCACATCAACTGATTGTTTGGCTATAATTCTTATGGTATGACACGGGGCACTTTTTTCCACTTGTTAATTTTAGGAAAATCACTATGGCTGGTCTTCGTCGACTCTTGGAGGAAGATCTTAAACTTGATAAATTTACTCTTGATCCCTATAAGAAGTTTGTAAGTCAACAGCTTGATGAGGTGAGTGGAAAATCTGTGAAGTGTCGTTGATGCCCCTAAGAAGCACAAACACACGCTATCTGATGCTTAGCATGTCTCTTTTAAATGTGAAGGTATTAACATCTTCAGAAGTTCCCGAACCTGCAAAGAATGCTAAGaaaattgttaagaaaaaaCCTGATACCAAAGTAACTAAAAAGGTCAGCAGTGAAGAGAACTCTGATACTTCAGATAAGGAGACCGATGAGGAAGAGAGTGAGGAAGATGAAGTTAAacctagaaaaaaaattcttccaaAAGGCAAGGTGAAGACTTCTGTCCAACCCAAAAAGCGTAAAGGAGAGGAGTCTGATCTATCCAGTAAGAAAAGGGTCAAACCTGCTAAAGCAGCCTCAGAAGACAATAGTGATGCAGAAGATAATGGGAAGAACTCTGAAGATGATCAGTCCCATTCATCACCAGAGAAACCTTCCAAGGTCATACTAATTTATTGATCTTATGCTGATTGCAAATAGAAATGCCTGGTATAATTTGAGGAGTTAAGGCCATAGCCATAATTATTGAACAGTCACAATCTTTTAGTGTTGAATAACAATTCTTTATATTATGAGTCTTCTCCTTCTGTGTGAATATCCAAGAAgttgttttcaacttttttttttatcaatttctaCAAGTTAGATGTATGAGGTATATTTCATTGGGTTATATTGTTCTTTTTTCCCCTGAACTACAGAAGAAAGAAGTTTCAAATCCTGTGTATGGTAAACGTGTGGAGCACTTAAAGTCTGTTATTAAAGCATGTGGAATGAGGTAATTTTTCTTCCTTGGATTCCTTTTTATGAT encodes the following:
- the LOC100784738 gene encoding nucleolin isoform X2, which codes for MAEASEGTTKKEEILESQIETAMRSRVSHFKEQSDSLTFEGVRRLLEKDLGLEEYALDVHKRFIKQCLLKCLEGVGDDDGPKISGKEGEKGSSIQESEEPKEECESKDAKDLCPEDEEKMEDSPVLGLLKEQKRAKLETKDDKGNGTKVVPSEALIKKAVRKRSSYIKANAEKITMAGLRRLLEEDLKLDKFTLDPYKKFVSQQLDEVLTSSEVPEPAKNAKKIVKKKPDTKVTKKVSSEENSDTSDKETDEEESEEDEVKPRKKILPKGKVKTSVQPKKRKGEESDLSSKKRVKPAKAASEDNSDAEDNGKNSEDDQSHSSPEKPSKKKEVSNPVYGKRVEHLKSVIKACGMSVPPVIYKKVKQVPENKREGQLIKELEEILSREGLSSNPSEKVCIFSSFTQKSKK
- the LOC100784738 gene encoding DNA ligase 1 isoform X1 encodes the protein MAEASEGTTKKEEILESQIETAMRSRVSHFKEQSDSLTFEGVRRLLEKDLGLEEYALDVHKRFIKQCLLKCLEGVGDDDGPKISGKEGEKGSSIQESEEPKEECESKDAKDLCPEDEEKMEDSPVLGLLKEQKRAKLETKDDKGNGTKVVPSEALIKKAVRKRSSYIKANAEKITMAGLRRLLEEDLKLDKFTLDPYKKFVSQQLDEVLTSSEVPEPAKNAKKIVKKKPDTKVTKKVSSEENSDTSDKETDEEESEEDEVKPRKKILPKGKVKTSVQPKKRKGEESDLSSKKRVKPAKAASEDNSDAEDNGKNSEDDQSHSSPEKPSKKKEVSNPVYGKRVEHLKSVIKACGMSVPPVIYKKVKQVPENKREGQLIKELEEILSREGLSSNPSEKEIKEVKRKKARAKELEGIDLSNIVSSSRRRSTSSYTSPPPKPKVPVETSGNGAEGSDNDDEDNDNEEDEEDEEEDSGDDDGSQSEEFNDDEEDSD